A region from the Aegilops tauschii subsp. strangulata cultivar AL8/78 chromosome 5, Aet v6.0, whole genome shotgun sequence genome encodes:
- the LOC109761783 gene encoding BTB/POZ domain-containing protein POB1-like gives MGPESSHGGWGPSYEFAFDAESFSDRVLRLEIVAAAAASEDVAGGSLPDGEDPRMEEGDEGRSLNSSSAMVDEHAFMELLGFIYSGKLTSTEPTLLLDILMAADKFEVVSCMRHCCHLLTSLPLTTKSALLYLDHPCSTLMAAEVQRLIVAAKEFLCHKYKDFTKFQHELMNFPLVGIEAIFSSTNLQVLIEDEIYTFMLKWARARYPELDERRTILSSRLLPLVRFSHMSFAVLREVLTCTDDDIDHDQVNKCIAEILLHKAYPAHAHGDLSVDTATCRQFEERTYMYKPLRLVAFDGPHPQVITYWDLKREECSQFFSSERNHRPEIISHLLHHAGLDLFLVAQCYRNHVSELCTFGLSLYIRQSSRRARVTLEYEFAAKTKALRKFVSRFQVKARGSKLGCGDFFGTPWSTFIANDNLFIDGVLHLRADWTVLEQSEL, from the exons ATGGGCCCGGAGTCCTCGCACGGGGGCTGGGGGCCCAGCTACGAGTTCGCGTTCGACGCAGAGAGCTTCTCCGACAGGGTGCTGCGGTTGGagatcgtcgccgccgccgccgccagcgaaGACGTCGCCGGAGGATCCCTCCCTGACGGCGAGGATCCCCGCATGGAGGAAG GTGATGAAGGACGCAGTCTGAACTCTTCCTCTGCCATGGTAG ATGAACACGCCTTTATGGAGCTTTTAGGGTTTATATACAGTGGAAAGTTGACAAGTACTGAGCCCACTCTTCTGCTCGACATCTTGATGGCTGCTGACAAATTTGAAGTCGTTTCTTGCATGAGGCATTGCTGTCACTTGCTCACAAGTTTGCCTTTGACCACAAAATCTGCACTTCTCTACCTAGACCATCCGTGCTCCACTTTGATGGCAGCTGAAGTTCAGCGTTTGATAGTAGCAGCCAAGGAATtcctttgccacaaatacaaggATTTTACTAA GTTCCAGCATGAACTGATGAACTTCCCTCTGGTTGGGATTGAAGCCATCTTTTCAAGTACCAACCTACAAGTACTAATTGAAGATGAGATATATACCTTTATGCTAAAGTGGGCTCGTGCGCGATACCCTGAGTTGGACGAAAGACGCACTATCTTGAGTTCTCGTTTACTTCCATTGGTTCGCTTCAGTCATATGAGTTTTGCTGTACTGCGGGAGGTTCTAACATGCACCGATGATGATATAGACCATGATCAAGTAAATAAGTGCATCGCTGAGATACTTCTACACAAAGCTTACCCAGCACACGCGCATGGTGATCTTTCTGTAGACACGGCAACCTGCAGGCAATTTGAAGAGCGAACTTACATGTACAAACCTTTGAGGTTAGTTGCATTTGATGGACCGCATCCACAGGTTATAACTTACTGGGATCTAAAGCGTGAGGAGTGCTCCCAATTTTTCTCTTCTGAACGGAACCATCGTCCAGAGATTATCTCGCATCTGCTGCATCATGCAGGGCTCGACTTGTTTCTCGTAGCACAATGTTACAGGAACCACGTGAGTGAGCTGTGCACCTTTGGCCTATCATTATACATCCGCCAGAGCTCAAGGCGGGCACGTGTGACATTAGAGTATGAGTTTGCTGCAAAGACAAAGGCGTTGCGGAAATTTGTGAGCAGATTTCAGGTCAAGGCTAGGGGTTCCAAGCTCGGATGCGGTGATTTCTTTGGTACTCCATGGTCGACTTTCATTGCTAACGACAACCTCTTCATCGACGGCGTGCTGCATCTCAGAGCTGATTGGACTGTGCTGGAGCAGTCGGAGTTATGA